The genomic DNA AACAATATGCCTTAGTGTCAAGATGTGTCAAGTTAGCACTTTCTATATCTTAATGCTAGTCTTGTGGAGTAGCAAGCATAACTTGCCAGCAGGAGTGGTATCGTGTTCTAACACAATACATGGACTCTTTAACACCAGGATGCATTGTGGGTAGAAGTCCTCACCATAAGAGTTCGTTGCCATTTTGCCACTGGCTTGGATACCAGCAATTTTCTTCTGCCCTTACTCAATCTCATTATTCCTCATTGTCTCTTTAAAgatgcgggatttggcatctttccgcagggcctgcaagacggagctgttccacctagcctttgggttggtttcagtttaaccctgatgtttcgttcttttggggtgattggtgggctacttaaaaatgaggctgaagtttagatttagttttaaattgtattttaatctgtattttaatgaactgttttatgtttttgttgtgattttattggtgttagccgccctgagcccggtttggcggggaagggcggggtataaataaaaattattattattattattattattattattattattattattattattatataaattctCACCTCGCCTCCTATGATGAGTAAAAATTGATTCCAAGGGACTCTTTTATCTTTTATGGCACCCGTGACTAACATAGATCATATATGTTGGACATGGACATAAaagtttctttcctctctctttcttcctgcaATATGTTACAAACTGGAATgattctgaaaataaaagaaattacaGATGCTGGAAGGCCATTGCTTTGTTAACAGTTCAATGATGCTCAGTTTTTTTTACAGCTCATCAATGGGAACCTATTGTTAGGAGGTCGTCTCCTGGAAGctggcatctttttttttaattagataCCCAGAGGTGCGCTGCAATGCtggaagtgtgtgtgagagaaataaaTATGTGTTTGAGTGTTTCAGTATCTCTAacagttttaattgttttctgagCCTCCTGGAACTTATGAAGCAGCTATATACATTCAGCAAATAAAACAGGTAAAGTAAGTGAAAGGTGAGAGGTTTTTTTGGAAGCCCAAAGCAGATGAAATTGGGGGCacagtttggggaggggagggggggttgccctATCTTCTGCCATGTATATATTACAAAAGGAAGCCTTCACTGCTCTGCCAACTAAAGGAAACCGATCTGGGATTTCTCTCCAtttgaggaagagggggaaatgttgcaaCAACAGATTCATCTGAGGCAACATTTCAGCCCATCAGCTGCAAACACAGCCTTGCTGCTATGACTTTCCAGTCTGATCTGTTCAAGAGTAAAAGAAGCAAATAGAATATTATAAATTCAGAATAGCTGTGTTCATATAGGCAACCCCCTCTAGGCAAATGTTTGCAGATATGAATCCAGTTTTATTTTGAATAGTAATGCAGTGCTGATAGCAGGGCATCTCTGACCCTTGCCAGTTTACTCACTGTTGACAATGAAACTGGCAGGCAACCAAACTAGCTTATATAgcactaatggggggggggtgatgaaaAGGTTAGGAGAAGTGATTAGAGGGAGTTTATAGCATGACGGTCCAATTAATCTGTGTTGGGGTATTAACATTATTTCTGGATTGTACTACATCAGGATGCTAACATGATTGGAtactcttcacacacacacacacacacaccccaaaaccccCAAACAAGTCAAATTCCCTGAACAGAGAAAACTAGGTGCTGCAGCGAAGGTTTTAGGACAGCCTTCTTCCTAACATGTTAGTTTTTCTGCATGTAGGGATTTTTCTTCTGTTCCCTGTATGAAGGAGAATTCAGTCATGTAATTCCTGCCGCCCCCTACAACTATTGGTGCAGTTCAGAAACAGGTTTGTTCCTTGCAAGAACTGGGCTTCAGACCAGGGGTGAGGAACGAgttgcccttcaaatgttgctggattacaactcccaccatccctggcagAGGCTGTTGGGAGTCCATCGACAGCTAGAAGGGTCACAGGCTTCCCACCCTGGCcatctaaaacagtgtttttcaaccttttttgggcaaaggcacacttgtttcatgaaaaaaatcacgaggcacaccaccattagaaaatgttaaaaaaaattaactctatgcctatattgactatatataaagtaatttttcaatttttcccacggcacaccaggcaacatctcgcggcacactagtgtgccgcggaacagtggttgaaaaacactgatctaaaaaTCATGAAGATTTGCCTGTTCAGCTTCTCAGAACTGTAGGACCTCAGGGCAGATTTACATAGTTTTCTAGAGGGAGATGTCACTGGTGAACTGGTCCCCTCCGCTCAATTCTCCCACAATTACTTGGTTGCACTGTGATACAGGAAAGATTCATAGTTTCCTGTGGAAAGTGAGGCTTGCTGACTCTTTGGGCAGCCCAGCTGCTGAGAAGGCactagagcacgagactcttaatctgagagCTATGGGCTCAAGCCCCGTGTTGGgtgaaaaattcctgcattgcagggggttggactagatggtcctcatggtctcttccaactcttatgatggAAGGTCCTAGGAAAGGTACCACAGCTCCGTGGTAGAGCttctcttttgcatgcaaaagatccttggttcaatgcccagcatctctAGTTAGAAGGATCAAATGGCAGAAAAGACCTCTGCATTTGATCCTGGAGAGGCACAGCTGGgcaaagtagacaatactgagggaGATCGGCAGATAGCATCACCTGGTTTAAGGCAGCTATCAGACAAGGGACTGTGTCCATCAGATGACAGAGGAGGCACTGTTGAAATTAGGCATTGCAGTGACAGAGTAAGTCAATAAACGGAAAGGAATGGGATTGTGAAATGCCCTTtctctggccacattcacaccatatatttaaagcactatgatgccaccaGTGTTTTTCTCTATCCctggggggtactcaagggtacacagtaccggcacctttccctcccccaaatgttaaaagtgtggcacttactgtaacaacttcatggtgagtaccgacacacacacaccccacacacaaaaagcactggATACCACTTtcaaacagttgtggcttccccaaagacttctaggagctgtagtttgtcaagggcgctgagagttgttaggagactcctgttgCCCCCTCCAGAGCTccaaattcccagagttccccatgaAGAGTGAAGGACTGTTAAACCTATCTGGGATATGTACAGTCACCTGCTTGCCTTGGAAATGATTCTGGGGAAGGGTCTGTCTGGAGTTTGGTGGCTACAAAGTTTAGCTTGAAACATGGGACCAGTCTCACGTTGTGGGCCTCTGCTCATTTGGAAGTCAGCTTCTCATCTGAGTTTCTTAAAATCCCCCCCCATTAGGTAGAACCACAAAAGAATCATTTTCCCCAAGGGTTTCCCACACCATGTAGATTTACCTGTTGAATGCCGGCCCAACTTCAGCATGCGCAGACCCCTCAGCAGCCTTAACACCTGAACAATACGCCCCATGTTTTCCAGCTCCTGGGAGCTGTGTCTTCCACGCAAGCTCTCCACTACCAGAGTGATGTAGAAGGGCAAAATGGCCAGCAGGTCTATGATGTTTGCTACATTCCGTATGAAGTAGAATTTCTTCTGTGCACACAGGAAACGCAGGACAAACTCTCCTGTGAACCAGGCAATACACACGTACTCCAGGATGTCAAGGAGCTGTGGTGGCAGCCAGCTCAGTTCCACAGAGATGAGGGCCATGTTGGCAATAGAGATGACGACAAAGGCCATGGAGATGGTGCCAAAAGTCCTGGCAGCGACAGAAGACCCAGGTTTTTCCAATACCTCCCAAAGCTTCTGCCTGAATCTGGGACAGAGGCTCCCGGAGaagtcctcttcctcttcttgggcATCGAGAGCTTCAGCTTCTTTCTTGATATCCAAGGCTTCGCTCAGTTCCTTCCTCCTGAAGTACCTGTGCATTGCAGGGCAGCGAAGCACAAAATGTGACACTATACTACATCTGAAACGAATGCAGACACATGTAGCAGCATCTGCATCACTACCACCAACTTCAATTACAAATGCAAAAGATAGCAGCCACAAACTTCAAGATGTGCTCTTGTGAATCTTACAGCTGTTAAGCCAAATGATCAGCAAAAGGGACAAACCTAAAATGAACCTCAACTCCTCCGTGCTACACATCAAGTCTGCCTTAaaaacaggggtggctaaccagtggccctccaggtgtcttggactacagctcccatcagctccacccagTATGGCTAattgccagggctgatgggagttgtagctcatcaacatccagagagccacaaactagccatccctgctttagatcaTACATTCATATAATCCTAAGAGGAACCTGTTTCAAGGTTACATTAgccagccttggcccagtatacctgaaggagcgtctccacccccatcgttcagcctggacactgaggtccaggttcgagggccttctgatggttccctcactgcaagaagtgaggttacagggaaccgggcaaaggccttcttggtagttgcacccgccttgtggaatgccctctcatcagatgtcaaggaaataaacacctatctgacttatagaagacacctgaaggcagccctgtttagggaagattttaatgtttgaagttttattctgtttaatattccattgggagctgcccagagtagctggggaaacccagccagatgggtggggcataaagaataaagtattattattattattattattattattattattagtagtagtagtagtacacccagtgatttttttctagaaaaaacaatGTTGGAGTTGGGCCCCCCAGCACCTcaccctgccacccccaccccctgtgagCCCTCCCAACTTCCACCCCCTTTCCAAGTACACAAAAAGGTACCGGGCAACTACACTGGGTTACTTCAATACCAAACTCAACCACTGCCATCATTTTCTATCCAGCTGCTGCCTTGCCTAGGTGGCAGGAATTCACATCAGTGGCACCCAGGCCACCACCTCATCTTAATTCCCTTCATCTGTGCTTACCTCACCTCTCCCCAGCTGCAGAATTAATCTACAACGCCCTACTGAAGTCTTCCCTAACCCTACTGGATTTGGGCCATGGCCCCATCGATTACCCACCTGTCCCTGCAGCAGGAGTCAATGCTGAGCTCATCCAGCCCCCAATACTGGATCTCCTGCAGGAAGGAAAGTGCACAGAGCTGATCCATCACGTGCAGCCGGCCCGTCTGGTAATAATTATGGATGTAACTAAATGCCTGAGAGCTCCGATCAAAGAAATATTCATTCTCCACCAAATTGGCATCATCACAGAGATCCAGGAGGCTGGAGGCAACGTCCCGGGCAGCTGACACCACTACAGCCAGCTTGCCCAGGCGGGTGTCCGGGTAGCAGCACAGCCTTTTCTGGGACAGCACAAAGCGGGCCCCTCCCACATTGACTGTGATGCAGTCCAAGGAAGGGGCCACCGGCCGCAGCAAGGTTCCTGGCTCCTCCTCGCTACAGAAGACGCTGGACTCCACAGATCCAAATGATGTGCTCTCACCCAGCTCCTCTCCAGATGCTCCTGAAGAAAGGGACAGGCAACAAGAAGGGGACTTCATTCTTCAGCTGCCAGAGGCAGCCTTCTCTTTCCTAGAAAAAAATGACACATGCAAGTCAAAGAGCCCATGCTGGGGCAAAGCAACAGAATGAACCATTATGCgttgttgttttcagtttccTCAATTCCTCATGTAGCACTTTGTCTGGGTCAAGATTTTGGTGCTAACATACAAGGCCCTATGAAGCTCAGATGCAGTCTTCCTGAGAGATCACCTTACCCCCCTCACATACCCACCAAATCACTGTGTTCTACAAAATAATACTTAAGTTATCAGAAGCCCATTCCCCAGTAACTCAGAACACGGCCTTCTCTGTGTCTATCCCTGTTTTGTGGAACTGCATCCTTGCTGAGATACAACAAACATTTGTAGTTTCTGGAAACAatggaagacatttttgtttcaacaagtCTTTCCAGGTGGAtgttgtggtttttaaatttCTCTCACCCgttgatgctttttttaaaaaaattgggatgCATCCCATGCTGCAACAGCAGAACCCATTCCTCACTGCACAGTACAGATTTCAGGATCAGAAGAAATGAAGGGTTTTCTTTTaaggtgagggtgtgtgtgttagtgcTAGCCACTATGGTTGCAGAAATAAGTAAACAAAGTCTAGTGGGATATCAAGTTGCTCAGTGTGTATCTTCTATGTCCTTTCCTATAGTAAATAGAACCAACTGGCCACTAACTGGAAGGTTTGAGATCCAAATGTTTGAAATATTGAGATCCAAATATTGCTCCGTCTTCATAATATAATCCCTCTGGGTATAGAATGTGGAGGGTTTTTTGGCACCAGTTATAGATTACTAAAAGTTGGTATGGAACCATAAGATACTAGATGTGAAAGTAACTTTTTAATGACTTAATGTCCAACATAGCAGGGCAGGTGAAGCAGAGACGCAGTGACTGGCACAAAACCATTTTCATGGGAGCTAAGTCCAGCACTCTTTCCACTACTAAGAGCAGTGGCTGCCTATGAGCAACCAAACCAGTTTTAAGGTTCTGCTTCTTACATACAAAGTCCTAAATACCTCTGGATTAGGTTACCTGAAAAAACATCTTTCTCCCCACTGCCTGGTAAGGGCACTGCAATCAGTGAATGGAACCCGGTTAGATTTCTCACAGCCTGGTGATTATTGGGCTTTTTCACTGGCAGCACCAGTGTTGGGGATTGCCCTCCCTGCTAAAATACGAGAGTCCCCATCGATATTGGCATTCCACCAGCccctgaagacacacctgtttaagCACGCTACCCCCTAAACTGAActtctgattttattgttttaactgttttaacagTTGTGCTAGCTTTTCTATTGTACATCCTAATTAAGGATGTTCTAAAGTCCCAATGGAATTGTtactgtgtattttaattatgtaatggagaaggggacgacagaggatgagatggttggacagtgttctcgaagcgactggcatgagtttggccaaaatgcgggaggcagtggaggataggggtgcctggcgtgctctggtccatggggtcacgaagagtcagacacgactgaacaacaacaacaacaacaacaatgcttttaTACTTGATTTTATAGTTGTAAACTGCATGGAAGCCTTTTGGGCggataagcagtatataaacaaataaagaacagcgactcccatcacccattgaccatactagctggggctgatgggagctggagttctgcaacatttggaggaccagaGATTCCCCATTCTGGTCCTTCTACACCACTTGGTTCTCAACTTGTACAGCATGCTAATGCCTAGGAGAACAAGGTGCCTGCTTGCCTAAGAAAAAATGATGACTGCCCTTCCCGTTATTATTCTGAACCCGAAGCAACTTCTGGGAAAGGCTTCACTAAAAGCACAAGTGCAGAGAAGTTGCATGTCATGCCATTTAGGGATGACCACTCACGAGATCTCTTGAAACTGCTTAGCAATCCCTTGCAGTTAAAAAGAAGACAGCTCATTATCACTGGTTCTATTGGCCGGCAATCAAAACAATGGCATTGGCTAGTCTATCTGTACACATTAGGTTTCCTCACTGGAATTTTGTTTAATATGAGTCAGTTTCCTTTTCAacgtttaggctgcaatcctctgcacactTATCTAGGAATAAGCCCTATTAAACACAACAGGACTTGTTTCTTCCATGGGTTTTTCAATTAATCTTGGCAAGGAGCAGGAGCTGCAATTTACATCCGTGgcactttaaaaattaaaacaaatgcgCCAATTAGTCCTTCACATTCTCTACCCATTCTGTAGATTACACGCTGTTCCCTCTTTtttttgacggggggggggggaataattactATTATCATCATACACAGCTGTGAAGCAATTTACAATATCTTAATTTAATTATCATTAcgtgcatttataccccacctttcctccaaggagttcaaggtgctACACACAGATCACTggtttccccattttatccttacagcaacaaccctgtagggtaggttagcctgagagtgTGGGACTGGCACGAGGTCAGAGCATGGATCTCCTTAGTCCAAGACCAACACTTTACCCAAACACCAGGTCAATAATCATCCACCAACGCTCCTGTGAtacctcagtcagtagagcatgagactcttaatctcagggttgtgggttcgagacccatattgggcaaaaggttcctgcagtgcagggggttggactagacgactttgtggtcccttccaattctacaactctATCATTCAGCACCACactcctctgcatgtttacttggaagcatgTTCCACTGATTTAAATAAGACTTACTCTGTCTTTGCAAGCACACACAAGATGTCAACACCAAATGGCATTGGATCCATCATCTCGAAACCAAGTGTTAACGCTGAAAaccaacaaatatatatattttaaaaaacaaaaacccagagtATGTAGGACGGTAAAGATAGATGAgcctgcaatcccatgcacactttACCTGTAGGTAAGCCTCATTCGACACAATGacgcttacttccgagtaagcagGCATAAGGTTGCGCCGTCGAAGACCCCGCCGAATCCCCGCGAAATAAACCCAAGAAGCGCGACACACAGACGCAACTCTGATGGATTGACAGAAGCTCACCTATTCCAGCCAGGCATCGCCTTCAAGGTTCAAGAGCCACGCCCCCTTACCTGCCTCCACTCGTGCTGCTCCGGGCACATTGCAGGGCTACAGCTCTCCGCGCCTTACCCGGCTGGCGCTCGCCTTTAAGGGCGGAAGGCTCGCCAGCTCCGCGCTTCTCTGCGCACAAGCGCGCTCTGCTGCCGGCGCCTGCAGCTCGCCAACTTCTGGGCAGCGCTTCTTGGTTAGGCGCGTGAGCAGGCGCACGAGCAAATCAGAGCGCAGCTCCGAGGCGACAGCAAGAGAAGGGTGGGGTTCATCACCCGGGACAACTTTTTAAGACCCTGGAGCAGGAGCCACTTGCTTAGGAAGGAAAATGGTCTCGCCAGAGCTGAGGAACCCGCAGCCGGCTCCGCGCCCTGCAGAAAAGTTTGTTCCCTGAGTACTCGGTAGTTTGGCAGCTCCTTCGCTTGCGTGCTGACTTGGATCCAGACTTGGTCATGCATGGAGCAGAGACTATTGCGTTTAGATAGCTACATCTCCTCCAAGGAGGTGTACATGGTTCATTTCCTCCCCATTTTGTCTTCACGACAACATTGTGCGCTGGGTTATGCTGAGAGactgtgaat from Lacerta agilis isolate rLacAgi1 chromosome 7, rLacAgi1.pri, whole genome shotgun sequence includes the following:
- the KCNV1 gene encoding potassium voltage-gated channel subfamily V member 1 gives rise to the protein MKSPSCCLSLSSGASGEELGESTSFGSVESSVFCSEEEPGTLLRPVAPSLDCITVNVGGARFVLSQKRLCCYPDTRLGKLAVVVSAARDVASSLLDLCDDANLVENEYFFDRSSQAFSYIHNYYQTGRLHVMDQLCALSFLQEIQYWGLDELSIDSCCRDRYFRRKELSEALDIKKEAEALDAQEEEEDFSGSLCPRFRQKLWEVLEKPGSSVAARTFGTISMAFVVISIANMALISVELSWLPPQLLDILEYVCIAWFTGEFVLRFLCAQKKFYFIRNVANIIDLLAILPFYITLVVESLRGRHSSQELENMGRIVQVLRLLRGLRMLKLGRHSTGLRSLGMTIAQCYEEVGMLLLFLSVGISIFSTMEFFVEQGVHGTTFTSVPCAWWWATTSMTTVGYGDIRPDTTIGKIVAFMCILSGILILALPIAIINDRFSACYFTLKIKEAALRQREALKKLTKNMSSDCTVNVNLRDVYARSVMDVLRLKGRDRTSTRSSGGDEFWF